One Engystomops pustulosus chromosome 11, aEngPut4.maternal, whole genome shotgun sequence DNA window includes the following coding sequences:
- the LOC140105711 gene encoding beta-microseminoprotein-like has product MKVLLALGVVLALYLEQCSAYCSYGQLSLDSKRKPVCIHNGEVHKIDTDWPSGCEKCSCRKTGMQCCAEIETPSMYDKENCEAIFHEDTCSYTVTRKDNPSVKCEVLAMIG; this is encoded by the exons ATG AAAGTGCTTTTGGCTCTCGGTGTTGTGCTGGCTCTCTATCTTGAGCAGTGTAGTGCTTATTGCTCTTATGGTCAACTGTCATTGGATTCTAAAAGAAAACCAG TCTGTATTCACAACGGAGAAGTTCATAAAATAGACACTGATTGGCCTTCAGGATGTGAAAAGTGCTCATGTCGAAAAACTGGCATGCAGTGTTGTGCAGA GATTGAAACTCCATCCATGTATGATAAAGAGAACTGTGAAGCTATTTTTCATGAGGATACCTGTAGCTACACCGTGACCAGAAAAGATAATCCATCTGTTAAATGTGAAGTCCTGGCAATGATTGGATGA